The Setaria italica strain Yugu1 chromosome VIII, Setaria_italica_v2.0, whole genome shotgun sequence genome includes the window GTGCGACCTAGCGTAGGGTGTCGCGGAGCACATCCTCGCATGCTTGAAGACTCGGTTGCCTGATCTGCCCATGGAGGCGCTGCGTGATGGCATTGCcgctgaggaggaagaggcggtGCGCGCCACCGTCCGCAACTTGGGTGCTAAGATGGTAGGCTACTTCGCTCCAGCTCCAGATGATGAGGGGGCCAAcggtgaggaaggagaaggttCGGATGCCACTCCCGCAACCTCCATGGGCGGGACTTCCGACGGCTCGTCAGCAGTTGCCGTGGGCCAGCGGGCCCCTCATCCTTTTAGCTTTATTTATTTCTCTTGTCCTTCTTAGTGTCGGCCTTGCCCGAGTGTGGCACCTGAAAATTTGGGGTACTATGTTCTGCCCCCCCCACTTTTGTAATAAACTAGACTTCTACATTTGGCTTCAGATTTGGCTTTTGTTCCTTCGTTCgggtttttccttttctttgtccCTGTTGGGGGACTTCCTGGCTAGGTGGCGGTTCCTGATGGCCCCGTGCCAGCGCATCCTGTCGAGGATGCTCGCGTGTCGCCCCAACCTTGCTTGCATTGCTTGCTATAGTCCTCGTGTCACAAGCGGAAGAACTAGCCTGCCGGCTCCACCTTGAACTCCTTTTGGGGGGATCGGCACCTAGCAATCACCTACAAGAGCGTCCTTCGGTCCGTCAGTCCATACGCTGCTCTTGGACTAGTGGTCAAGCACCACTATTCCCCtatctggcgcgccagctgATGATGGTTAAGCACCGAGAGCGGGGATTTGAAGGAACCCCTTTTGGAGATCGGGCCTGGAGGGTTAGTTCGTGCGTAGGGATTCAAGAGGTGTTTAGGGGAGTTAGTATATGATTTTGCTAAGAGAgtttttagataggttcaggccgctcaGAAGCAGAATACCTTATGTCCTGTGCGTTTTGTTGCTAGAGTTGTCTGTCTTGTTTGTACAAGAGCcggccttttataggccaggCCTAAGGTGAGACCGGTTGGGGCGAGTCTGGCATCCCAATCCATCCCTTTACATTGTGCGTGTGAACGTTGTGGCCGCCCACCTTACTATAGTTCTTCTGACGCGCCATCCACTTGCCCTGACGTCTTCTAACCTTGGTACGCACGGTGCCGGAGCACCCCGTCCAAGTCCTATGTATGGCAATCATCACATTTTACTACCTTACTCTGGTAATTCTTGCTCCTCTCAGTCCGGGCCGACCGTCCTAGGACACGGGGCGATGAACTTGGCTCCCGGGATCCCTCCCGGGAGGCCTTCACCTCTTCCCGGGTCTGTGAGGTGGCCCCACCTCTTGGCAGAGTCCCCGGGAGGCTTTCGTAGCCTCCCAGGTCCGCGTAGTGGGCCCACTCTTCTGGTAGAGGGCAGCCGGGAGCCAAGCGGGCGCTCTTGACACGAGGGTGATGCCTGCTGCCTATTGGATGGGATGGGTGAGGCCGTCAGTCCCCGAGGCATCCAGGCGTGTCCCATCAATCGTAATGATGGCGTTTTGACGGGGACGGGGCGCTTGCTGACGGCCTACCTCGACTGGCGCGCCTTTCTTTCGCCAGGATGCGCCATTGCTTGCTTAGCTTGGAAGCAAACTTTCCCGGGAGGCCTCCTCGGCTGCATCCCGCTCCCTTTGCGTGGGCCTTCAGTGGGTCCCATAATGTGGAGGCGGTATTTCCCATGCTCTTCCTGGGCTTCAGATCCGCAGGGCCCATCTCCTTAATTGGACTCTGCGTGGTGGAAACCTCTTTCCGCAGGCAGGCCCCACTTTTAAGTGCCTTTTCGAGAGACCCCGTTCCCTTGGCGCTAACAGTAACGCTTGCCTCATAGGTGCATAGAGTCAACTAATGGGGGTGTATATATGTTGAAAATTTGATCTTATTCATTGTTTGTGCAAAAATTCGTGTGTGCATCTGCACCCTCTAATGATAATATAGCTTCACCCCTGGCAAAAAATCGCATGACTTGTGAATAGTCGAGGACAAAATCACAATGTTGAAAAAacaagggcaaaatcacaattacACTTCAAAACAGGGGCAAGAACACAAATACCCCTTATATCTAGATTCAAAATAGAATCTATGAAtcaaaaagtcaaaacgacgtaaaatttgaatttgaaacggatggagtataatttAAGCATTCTACGTACTCTTTTTCTACTCTTCTGGATCTTGCGCATTCTCCAACGTTTGGTGAGTCGGgcataacaaaaaaaaaccaCCACCTCCAATACACCCTCTCACCCTATGGCCACTGGATACTACTCTCCACTTAGAGCTCACTACCAGCGTGTTCGTTTCAGCTactgctgcggctgttgctacCGCTTTTAGTTCAATGCTACAATACTTTTGTATAGGTAGGATGCAGCTGTAGCCGCAGCAATAGCTCAAGCGAGCAGAGCCTACATCACCAGTGAACCCCTCAACCGGGCGGTAGGGTTCGCTTCGTCACGTTGGCCAAACCTAATAAAGCTTTGTTCGAGTGACCTTTCCCGATAAAGTTTCCTCTCCGGCTCTCGGTTGCATTTTTCGCGCCTTCTTTGGAGTCTACACTAATAACTCTGGCCAAATCCACACCCTCACCCGTGCATCCAAGATCATAATCTAGCGCGATACCAATTCGAGCTAAATCCATTATATACGAGTGGCCCATGAAGTGAACGGGTGGGATTCGAGACATAAATGATCGCTCCTTGATATATGATAGTTGGTTTCCTTCCTGCACCTTGTGGCTACTCCGAGCTCGATTGTTGCCATACCGAGGACCATAAGAAGGGAGAAGTGCTAACCGGAACAGTGGGACTTGTGACTCTTGTGAGCAAAGGACCCTTACAGCATGCCCAACAGTAAAGTCAAGCTGACTTTAAACATGTACATGTCACTAGAGACGGCTGTAGTACATAACTtctgctatatatctagactaGATGTATATCAATATCTAGAAAAAGTAGCATTTTGGGACAGAGAAACAAGTTAACTATTTGCATGCTTTAAGTATCCTCAATACATCTCTTTACTTCATGTGACCCATCTTTCTCACTTATTGGGGAATGATCCAGCTGACGATACGATCGGCCGGGAGCGGGACTCCAAGATCCTCTAAAGTAGAGAAGAATAGTAACAGAAAGGTACAACAAAATGATCACAACCTGCAGACGCAGAGCACGAAAATTTAATTCTCATTGCAGCAGGGCTAGAAATACATAACGGACCAGCATTTACAGAGCTTATTTTGCCATTCCAGTTTATTGTGGTGTCACGTCCATCTGCCTTGCTGGGGCACCATACTGCTACTTTTGCATGAACTGATCCCCGGGCTAATATTAGCCCAAGAAGCACTCGCGAGTTACACACATGTCCGGGCACGTACAGATCACCGTATTCGTCAGATCTCGCTAAATGACTTGATAGTGCGGAAACCATGGTTGTCGGGAAGTGGAGCATTTCCCGGGCGAATGGAGATTATCACATCAAAACCTGAAATCTATTGTTAGAGACGATGATACTGATTCTGCGATTatagcaagaaaaagaagatataAATAGTACAAGCACATGTGGACGTATGCATTAATGAGCAATACAGAGCATAGACTGCCCCAGCCCGTGCTTCTCTCACACGGTCAGAGACTCTAAAACTAGAATGATACCATGCCATGCTCACATTCAATGCTACCAAAGTAGATGCTTTTACAGGATTTGTCTACAAAGGTTATTGAGTTGTATTGGTCATTACCTGCGTTTTTTGCAGCAACGGCTTCTTGGAAGACGTCGGTGATGAATAAAATTTGAGATGGACTGTCAACACCAAGCGATTGAGAGATCTCAAAATAACTCTTGGTTTCTCTTTTGTTTCTGCATATATAGGATGAAAAATCATAATTTGTCAACTTCTAAGTAGATTTCTAGAAATGGAGCAAGAAATCTATCACAGTACACTTGCTTTTGCTTCTGTTTATAACAAAATCATATCTGCTGTGCTGGAACTTTTGATAAAATTATCGACAATTGCAACAAGAAATTCAGAGCTTACCCAGTTGTGGTATCAAAATACCCACACAGGAACTTTCGTAGGTCACCATGTGTTGTATTCCCAAATAGGAGCCTTTGTGCCTCTCTACTTCCACTTGAGTATATGTAGACCTAATGACAAGTATTCATATTTTTGTACATGAGAAAATGCAATTGCATGCTCTTTACAAGCAGGGGAATGCATACTGCTGTGCTTACATAACCAGAAATTTAAAATTTACAATTATGACACATGACTGTACTAGCTTAACAAATTGTGTTCAACAAGTAACAATTTTCCAGTGTTCCTTTCATGTTTCACTAAATTTTATAGGGGCTTGTTATTGCCAACAGGAAAACtaagtttcattttttttcacagaATTTTGAAGAAATGAGCATTTTGTAGTATTGATTTGCTTTAATTTAAGCCCTGTTTGGTAGAACTCCGGCTCTTCCTAAAACGGCTCCAGctcctctggtggagtggcttctcTAGTGGagttgaagccgttttgaaaaaacgtttggtaaaatggcttctcaatggcaatatggtTAATTTTATggtcacttaatgcttggagagggaggagaagccggtgaagccacttttttggctcctcctctttagtgtaagccgttttgtgGCTTCTCCCCGGCTACGGCGGTGGAGCTGTTTTGAAATtgcccctttggtagggcttcaacAAAAACCGGtggagaagccctaccaaagggggcCTTATATCCATATTTCCCAAAAGCATCATTCCTTCTGAATACTGAATCACTACAATGAAGCAAGAGAATGGTTCATGATGTTGTAACAGCTGATTATTCTGTagaagtgcaaaaaaaaaatccctatGAAAAATTTACACAGTTTGGCAACAGCCGTTGTTTCCAGAGTCTCAAGGGTTTCTTGACAGAAgcttatattaaaaaaaaagtttttcgAGTGCCTGAATTCTGCACTGCACAATTCAGTTGAATAAGACCAAACAGATACCTTTATGCCACTAGCATGCCAGTTCTTTAGAGCCACAGGAACATCCTCAAAGACAACTCCCTGTAGTTCTTTCTTTTCAAATCCAGTCCTCCATATATGACCCTGAATTTAGCCAATTAGAACTGAACTATACAAAAAATAATATGTTTGCAAAAGTGATGTGAATTTAAACTAAGATACCTGAAGTTGTTTCAATGGTGTAATCTTCCTATCTGCTTTAATCATTGATTCCACATTGGCGACCAATGAATTGATAACCTCTTCTTTGCCAGCCTCATCGGGTGGAACTGGAACAGCCCCAGCAATTCCATTTCTTAAATCATCTTCTGTCTGAATAGTTGGTCGTTTTCTTGTTAGAACATGAATAAAACAAAATAATCTGGGCAGACTATCAATATCACTTAAACAATTTCAAGGTGCACTTGTGGTGTCTGCCTGTCTGGCTGGCAGGAGCTAAGGGCCTTTTGGCACTTGAGACTGCTAGGGCATAGTCTAGTTTGGTGTTCATAGTGCAATCCAAAAACGGCATGAATGTAAAGCAAGAACTGCATAAGCAGTAACCCTTAAACACTATTCCCCTTAATGCAATGACAAGcagttctcctgcgtattcgagaaaaaaaaacttacaaaATGCCATTACTGGTTTCTATATGCTACAGGGCACATTTCATTGCTTACTTGGATGCGCAATAACTTGATGTCTTCTTTGGTTTCCTCAGAATCAAATGTAGAAGTCAGATGCTTTCGCACATTATCATGGGCATAAGGAAACATAACATCAGTCACAAATGATATTGGAGTAGTTGTTCCCTCAATGTCAAGTACAACACACTGccacaatgaaaaaaaatgatgagttAAGTTGAAGAGAATCAATATAGCAATCACAGAAGAGTTAATGAAAACAACAGAACTTTCATAAAACTACATGCATAATAACACAGACAAATGCAAAGTAAAAATGTACAGGTGCGATACATGGCATTCCCAGAATATTAGGAAAAATGAAGTAACCTTTGATGATTCAGCAGCATGACAACCATTAGGAATTTCAGGGCTCAAAATGCTGCGCAGTCTCTTTGCACTGTTTATTGGACCATGCTCAGGAGTTGCCCAATCGATACCTAACTGATAGAGCTTGATGCAAGCATCTAAAAGATAATGATAGCATTCAGCCTGAAAAGCAAGgccataaaataaaataaagttcTGCACTCACACAAATAGGAATCACATAAAATACATAAAAATAGCAGACATGGCGGCAACATTTTTATGAGATTATCATCACAAAACTCTCATGAATTAGAAGGCTTGacattaaaaaaaacatattgttttatttttcttgtgatTGTGTTGTGGCTAGACCTAGTTCAAGAAATTTTGGGTGTCATCTAAATGAAGTACTTAATTCGGTAATGGCCAGAAGCCAAGGAGGGATTGGGTATTATGCAGCAACAAGGGATTGATGAAATAACACCGCTTATGTTGTGTCAACATAGCAGGTCCCAAGCCCTGGTAAAAGAGGAGGGTTGTGATAGGCTTGGAGCCAACATTAAACCTAGCCATTCTAATGGAGATGAAACCCAAGAGAAAAAATCTGTTGGGGTGTAACCCTCTTAGCGACGCGCCATATCGGAACCTGGGTATGGTGTTAAATGGGCACGGGCCGGGTCGTCTCCCCCTTGGTGACGTGCCGTGTCGCGATCTGGGCATGGTGTCAAGTGAGCAAGGATCACGTCGTCATTTCTATTCATGTGcacgaaccctgatttgtgacTCTAGTTGgatttcaactctagcctaccccaacttgcttgggactgaaaggctatgttgttgttgttgttgttgaaggGATTGATGAAATCATTAAAAACAAGTTCAGGGTAATAGCGTCCTGCTTCACTATATACAGATAATGCCAATTAGATTCAAATTTGCAAGCAAGTCAAAAGTTGCACAATAAGATTCATCTTATCAGCTTACGATCGTGTAAAAGGTTTTATGGCAAATTAACTTCCAGGAAAAGAGACTGAAAAGAAAGTAATACAGAATACATGTACTTGTTATATTGTACCTAATTATATTATGTATGTAATATAATGTTAACCATCAAAAGATACCAATCTAAGAGTTCAAAATTGAAGAGAAACCTAAACTGAATAAATAAAGTAACAATTAGAGATAATCTGAAGAATATATGTCAGCAGTAAGAGTCCATTCATCTTAAAACTAATGCATAAGTTCACAGTAGAAAACAGTACCTGTGTCTTGGCATTGATCCAAGAGTCACCCCACACATATATTCCATGGTTCCGTACAAGGACAGCAGTTGCCTTTGGGTATGCTGCAATCTGTTAAATAATTTTGTATCAATTGCCTACATAAATCTAAAATGTTTTTATTAACTTCTTTACAATAAATAATACTTGGTCTTGGTTCAAACACTTGATACATTGAAGTGTTGTACAAAACAGACAATTAGGTGGATGAGTTTATGATGATAACTAAACCATTACAGTTAATGTAACCAAAGGCTGTTAATAACATCACACAATTAATCAGCAATTTTTCCCATTTATCattaaaatataaatatattatATTTAATAGTACTGTGATGAAAAGTTTTAATATGCCTTGGATCAGCTTGACTATAAGGCTATCCATAGGAGCCTTCTTGTGTAGGGGATTTGGATTCAAATCCTCATGTCCAAGCCCATGCTGGAACGTTATCAATTTATCAGTATCGTAAGAgctttttatttcaaaaagtaTCGTAAGAACTAAGAACTAAAAAATGACAGTAACATTGTATTTGCGagatttttatttcaaaaagtaTCATAAGAACTAAGAACTCAAAAATGACAGTAACATTGTATTTGCACATATAGATTGGATCTCTAGGATTGAGATTGATTCAAAGATAGGTATTGATAGCATACCGCCTCACTTAGAGAGTCAGTGAGCTCATACTCATAAGGAGTATTCTCGATAATAGGAATAACCAATTCATCACGGTAGCCATGACCTTTGATTC containing:
- the LOC101776717 gene encoding probable bifunctional methylthioribulose-1-phosphate dehydratase/enolase-phosphatase E1 isoform X1, which gives rise to MSCGGCACDAAAAGTGATASASEAYLQGEPVREARELVAELCRHFYAQGWVTGTGGSITVKVNDPAVPLADRLIVMSPSGVQKERMVAEDMYVMAADGKVLSAPSAKPWPNKPPKCTDCAPLFLKAYLMRGAGAVIHSHGMETCIATMLNPGAKEFRMTHMEMIKGIKGHGYRDELVIPIIENTPYEYELTDSLSEAIAAYPKATAVLVRNHGIYVWGDSWINAKTQAECYHYLLDACIKLYQLGIDWATPEHGPINSAKRLRSILSPEIPNGCHAAESSKCVVLDIEGTTTPISFVTDVMFPYAHDNVRKHLTSTFDSEETKEDIKLLRIQTEDDLRNGIAGAVPVPPDEAGKEEVINSLVANVESMIKADRKITPLKQLQGHIWRTGFEKKELQGVVFEDVPVALKNWHASGIKVYIYSSGSREAQRLLFGNTTHGDLRKFLCGYFDTTTGNKRETKSYFEISQSLGVDSPSQILFITDVFQEAVAAKNAGFDVIISIRPGNAPLPDNHGFRTIKSFSEI
- the LOC101776717 gene encoding probable bifunctional methylthioribulose-1-phosphate dehydratase/enolase-phosphatase E1 isoform X2 encodes the protein MSCGGCACDAAAAGTGATASASEAYLQGEPVREARELVAELCRHFYAQGWVTGTGGSITVKVNDPAVPLADRLIVMSPSGVQKERMVAEDMYVMAADGKVLSAPSAKPWPNKPPKCTDCAPLFLKAYLMRGAGAVIHSHGMETCIATMLNPGAKEFRMTHMEMIKGIKGHGYRDELVIPIIENTPYEYELTDSLSEAIAAYPKATAVLVRNHGIYVWGDSWINAKTQAECYHYLLDACIKLYQLGIDWATPEHGPINSAKRLRSILSPEIPNGCHAAESSKCVVLDIEGTTTPISFVTDVMFPYAHDNVRKHLTSTFDSEETKEDIKLLRIQTEDDLRNGIAGAVPVPPDEAGKEEVINSLVANVESMIKADRKITPLKQLQGHIWRTGFEKKELQGVVFEDVPVALKNWHASGIKVYIYSSGSREAQRLLFGNTTHGDLRKFLCGYFDTTTGNKRETKSYFEISQSLGVDSPSQILFITDVFQEAVAAKNADFRF